In Mycolicibacter virginiensis, the DNA window AGTCGGGCCCCGGGATCGTGATGTTCAAGGCGATCCTCGAGGACCTCAACGCCAAGGGCGGCCCGGGCGCCGGGTTCGGCCTCGGCTAAGCCTTAGGGCCGCAACGTCTCCGGGCAGATCTCGGCCTGCGCCGCCTGAATCTGAACGTCGGCGGCTTCGGGGCTGTAATAGAAGGTGTTGGTCAGCTGGCGCACCAGGTCACCCGGCGAGATGCCGGCACGGTAAGTCCCGGTATGGCCATACATCCGCAACTCGGCGCAGATGTAGTGCCCTGAGGTCACTTTGACGTGGTCGGCGACCGGGATCGCCACCGGGGCGGCGTTGACCCGGGCCAGGTAGCTCGCGTCATCGGCGTGGGCGGCCGGCGCGGCGGTCAGTGCCGCGGCGGCCAGCAGGGGTGCGGCAATCCGGACGGTCACATGCATGACCTCCATCGTGCCACCGCGAACCGGCGAGGGGGCGACTCTCGGGCGGCCCAAATCCCCACGCATCACCGCCCGCCTGGTTAGGGTGCCTGCCATGGCAGTCAAGGATTCCCGCGAGGTGGTTATCGAAGCGAGCGCGGAGGAGATCTTCGAAGTCCTCGCCGACGTCGAGTCTGTTCCGTCCTGGTCACCGCAGTACCAGAGTGCTGAGGTGCTCGACACGTACGACGACGGTCGTCCGCGTCGGGTGCGGATGAAGATCAAGGCGGCCGGCCTCACCGACGAGCAGGTCGTCGAATACAGCTGGACTGACAACAGCGTCGGCTGGACCCTGGTGTCGGCCGGTCAGCTCAAGGCGCAGGACGCCAAGTACACGTTGACCCCGCAGGGTGACAAAACCAAGGTGCGGTTCGACATGGACGTCGACCCGTCGATCCCGATCCCGGGGTTCCTGCTCAAGAGCACGCTCAAGGGCGGCATGAAGACCGCCACCGACGGCCTGCGCGACCAGGTGCTCAAGATCAAGAAGAGTCGCTGACACCACCTGCGATGAAATCCCGCAGCCAGGAGGGCTCGGCGTTAGGCTCGATCTAGTGGCTGTTCGAGCATCGCGGGAAATTGTGATTGACGCGCCGCCGGAGAAAATCCTCGACGCGCTCGCTGATGTGTCCGAGTTGGCTTCGTGGTCGCCGGTGCACAAGCGGATCGAAGTCCTCGACAAGTACGAGGACGGCCGTCCCCATCACGTGCTGGCCACCATCAAGATTCTGGGTTTGGTGGACAAGGAGATCCTGGAATACCACTGGGGTCCGGACTGGATGGTCTGGGATGCCAAGGCAACAGCCCAGCAGCGCGCCCAGCACGTCGAGTACACCCTGACTCGTGAAGGCCCCGACAGCACGAGGGTGCGCTTCGATATCACGGTCGAGCCGTCCGGGCCGATCCCGGAGTTCATCGTGCGGCGCGCCAGCAAGCTGGTGCTGAGCATCGCCACCGAACGGCTGCGTCAGCAAATCATGGGAGACGACGCCACTACCGAGCAGTAGCGGGCCCGTCGCGCAGCGTCTCCAGCCGCCGGATCGCCTCGTCGATGGTGTCCTCACGTTTGACGAAGGTGAACCGCACCAAGTGATTCCAGACATCGGGGGCCGTGGCTTCCGAACCGGACACACAGAACGCCGACAGCGGGATAGCGGCCACCCCGGCCCGATGTGGCAGCTCGGCGCAGAACGCCGTGCTGTCGTCGTAGCCCAGGGGGCGGGGATCGGCGCACAGGAAATAGGTGCCGAAGCTGTCGTGCACTTCGAATCCGATGCCCCGCAAGCCGGCGGTCAACCGGTCGCGGCGGGCCTGCATGGTCGCGCGCAACGCCGCCACCCAGGCGTCCTCGGTGTTGAGCGCCAGCGCCACCGCCGGCTGAAACGGCGCACCGCCGACATAGCTCAGGTACTGCTTGGCGGCCCGCACTCCGGCCAAAAGCTCCGCCGGTCCGCACGCCCACCCGATCTTCCAGCCGGTGCAGTTGAACATCTTCGCCGCGCTGGAGATGGTGATGGTGCGCTCCGCCATCCCCTCGAAGGCGGCCAACGGGCGGTGGGTCCGTTCGGCGAAGACCAGGTGCTCATAGACCTCGTCGGAGATCACCAGCAGATCGGCCTGCACCGCGATGCGCGCGATCTCGGCCAATTCGGACTCGGTGAACACGGTGCCGGTCGGATTGTGCGGTGAGTTGACGATCAGCGCCCGGGTCGCGGGGGTGATGGCGCGCCGCAATGCGTCGGCATCCAAGGCGAATCCGCGCCCGTCGGGCACCAGCGACACACTGACCCGTCGTGCCCCGGCCATGGCGACCACCGGTGAATAGGAGTCGTAGAACGGTTCGAGCAGCACCACATCGGAACCGGGCTCCACCAGCCCGAGCACCGCGGCGGCGATGGCCTCGGTAGCCCCTACTGTCACCAGGACTTCGGTGTCGGGGTCGTAGTCGATCCCGTACTTGCGGGCGCGCTGCCCGGCGATGGCTTCACGCAGGGCGGGGATGCCGGGCCCGGGCGGGTATTGGTTGACGCCGTCGGTGATCGCGGACCGCGCGGCCTCGAGCATCGCGGGCGGTCCGTCCTCGTCGGGGAAGCCCTGGCCGAGGTTGACCGCGCCGATCCGTGCGGCCAGCGCCGACATCTCAGCGAAGATCGTGGTGGCATAGGGCTCCAGTCGTGAGACCATCCGCGCCGTCATGAGACCCGAGCCTAAAGCGCAGGCGAGGAGCCCGAAGGAGCGGCCGGAAGCAGGCCTCCAGATGGACCAACCATCCGGTTGATAGGCCACCCTGTTAGGCTGGGAATTCGGGGACTACGCTCCGACCAAGACGCAGTCGATCCGCATCGAATACCAAATACTGAAGAGGAATCGCCCATGTCCGAAGAAGCCTTCATCTACGAGGCCATTCGCACCCCGCGCGGCAAGCAGCGCGGCGGCGCGCTGAACGAGGTCAAGCCGATCAGCCTGGTCGTCGGCCTCATCGAGGAACTGCGCACCCGCCACCCCGACCTGGACGAGAGCCTGATCAGCGACGTCGTTCTGGGCTGCGTCTCGCCCGTGGGTGACCAGGGCGGCGACATCGCCCGCACCGCGGTGCTGGCGGCCGGTCTGCCCGACACCGTCGGCGGCGTGCAGCTCAACCGGTTCTGCGCCTCCGGGCTCGAGGCCGTCAACGTCGCCGCGCAGAAGGTGCGCTCCGGCTGGGACGACCTGGTGCTGGCCGGCGGTGTGGAGTCGATGAGCCGGGTGCCGATGGGCTCCGACGGCGGCGCGATGTTCTCCGACGTGCCCTTCACCTACGACAACTACATCGCCCCGCAGGGCATCGGTGCCGACCTGATCGCCACCATCGAGGGCTTCTCGCGCGAGGACGTGGACAACTACGCGTTGCAGAGCCAGCAGCGTGCGGCCGCGGCCTGGTCGGGCGGCTACTTCGCCAAGTCCGTCATCCCGGTGCGTGACCAGAACGGTCTGCTCATCCTGGACCACGACG includes these proteins:
- a CDS encoding SRPBCC family protein; translation: MAVRASREIVIDAPPEKILDALADVSELASWSPVHKRIEVLDKYEDGRPHHVLATIKILGLVDKEILEYHWGPDWMVWDAKATAQQRAQHVEYTLTREGPDSTRVRFDITVEPSGPIPEFIVRRASKLVLSIATERLRQQIMGDDATTEQ
- a CDS encoding acetyl-CoA C-acetyltransferase, giving the protein MSEEAFIYEAIRTPRGKQRGGALNEVKPISLVVGLIEELRTRHPDLDESLISDVVLGCVSPVGDQGGDIARTAVLAAGLPDTVGGVQLNRFCASGLEAVNVAAQKVRSGWDDLVLAGGVESMSRVPMGSDGGAMFSDVPFTYDNYIAPQGIGADLIATIEGFSREDVDNYALQSQQRAAAAWSGGYFAKSVIPVRDQNGLLILDHDEHMRPDTTLEGLGKLRTAFDGIGAMGGFDDVALQKYHWVEGINHVHTGGNSSGIVDGAALLMIGSEKAGASQGLTPRARIVATATTGADATIMLTGPTPATVKALDRAGLTVDDIDLFELNEAFASVVLKFQKDLNIPNEKLNVNGGAIAMGHPLGATGAMITGTMVDELERRGAKRALITLCIGGGMGVATIIERV
- a CDS encoding DUF732 domain-containing protein: MHVTVRIAAPLLAAAALTAAPAAHADDASYLARVNAAPVAIPVADHVKVTSGHYICAELRMYGHTGTYRAGISPGDLVRQLTNTFYYSPEAADVQIQAAQAEICPETLRP
- a CDS encoding pyridoxal phosphate-dependent aminotransferase, translating into MVSRLEPYATTIFAEMSALAARIGAVNLGQGFPDEDGPPAMLEAARSAITDGVNQYPPGPGIPALREAIAGQRARKYGIDYDPDTEVLVTVGATEAIAAAVLGLVEPGSDVVLLEPFYDSYSPVVAMAGARRVSVSLVPDGRGFALDADALRRAITPATRALIVNSPHNPTGTVFTESELAEIARIAVQADLLVISDEVYEHLVFAERTHRPLAAFEGMAERTITISSAAKMFNCTGWKIGWACGPAELLAGVRAAKQYLSYVGGAPFQPAVALALNTEDAWVAALRATMQARRDRLTAGLRGIGFEVHDSFGTYFLCADPRPLGYDDSTAFCAELPHRAGVAAIPLSAFCVSGSEATAPDVWNHLVRFTFVKREDTIDEAIRRLETLRDGPATAR
- a CDS encoding SRPBCC family protein, whose protein sequence is MAVKDSREVVIEASAEEIFEVLADVESVPSWSPQYQSAEVLDTYDDGRPRRVRMKIKAAGLTDEQVVEYSWTDNSVGWTLVSAGQLKAQDAKYTLTPQGDKTKVRFDMDVDPSIPIPGFLLKSTLKGGMKTATDGLRDQVLKIKKSR